The window AGCGCGCAGGCGGCGGAGCGGGTGGCGGCGCTCAACCTTAAGCGCATGCAGGCGCTGATGCCGTCCGGCGCGATTGCCCGCAGCCAGCTCGACAGCGCCCGCGCCGACTGGCAGAGCGCCGTCGCGCGCCTCAAAAGCAGCGAGGCCGCGCTGCGTAACGCCGGGGAGAATCTCTCATGGACGCAGCTTGTCGCGCCCGCCGATGGCGTGATAACCGGCGTTAATGCCTCGGCCGGGCAGGTGGTGAGCGCCGGGCAGAGCGTCTTTACGCTCGCTACCAGCGACGCGCGCGATGTGGTGCTTGATGTCAGCGATCCGCAGCGGTTCGCCGACCAGGCGCAAACGGTGTTTCCGGTCGCACTGCTGACGTCGCCTGCGATAACCGCCACCGCGCGCCTGCGGGACATCAGCCCGCAGGCCGACCCGCAGACCCGGACATGGCGGGTGCGCCTTACGCTACCGTCGCCGCCTGCGGCGATGGCGCTGGGCGCGAACGTCATGGTCTCGCTGCCCCAGACGCGGGAGAAAGGCGTCAGGGTGCCCGCCGCCGCGCTGACCCGGCTGAATGGCCGCCCTGTCGTGTTTATCATTGATGCCCGCCAGCAGGCGCAGCCGCGACCGGTCACC is drawn from Cronobacter dublinensis subsp. dublinensis LMG 23823 and contains these coding sequences:
- a CDS encoding efflux RND transporter periplasmic adaptor subunit, which gives rise to MSEAFSDYFRHCLHHLYGAARHFSFLSLLPLVALAVTLPLLTGCGDDHHSDQPAPPRPVRYLVIAPDAPAPASVRTGDIRAHDETTLSFRTDGRITRRLVDIGAAVRAGQLLATLERATGENQAASAQADRQSAQAAERVAALNLKRMQALMPSGAIARSQLDSARADWQSAVARLKSSEAALRNAGENLSWTQLVAPADGVITGVNASAGQVVSAGQSVFTLATSDARDVVLDVSDPQRFADQAQTVFPVALLTSPAITATARLRDISPQADPQTRTWRVRLTLPSPPAAMALGANVMVSLPQTREKGVRVPAAALTRLNGRPVVFIIDARQQAQPRPVTIAAYTASDVLLTGGVSPGDRVITAGVSKLRPGEKVIPGETPP